The DNA sequence GCTTCGAACTGACCGAAAAGATATACAAATCGAACTCATTGCCACGGATATGAGACCGAAGACGAAATTCCTTGTCACGGTCATCTTTCTTCTCATCGGGGGCCTTCTCGACTTCCTGCTCGTCACGCAGTTACAATATGGGATTACAGAAAGCACCGTGTTCGTCGCCGTGGTCGTCGGCTTCACGCTGGTCGAAATCGTACTGGACAACGCGTCCATCTGACTGCTACACCGGTAGCTAACCGCTATTCAAATCGCGTCGCGTTCTGCTTCGATCCACTCGGCGTACGCCGTCGCGATGGCGTCGAGGATCTCTTCCCCGGCCTCCGCCGTTCCCTCGCGCGGATCGCCGAGAACGCCGTTCTCGGTGATGGTTTTGAATCCCTCGCTGAGGAGTCGGGAGACGGAGATTTCATCCTCGTGTCCAACTTCGAGTTCGTCGGTCCGAACGAGTCCCTCGTCTACCGCCAATACCATCGCTGTTTCCGCGGCACCAGCGTGAATCACGTCCTCTTGGTACTCTACGCCGCCCGCGCGAAGCCCCTCGTTCTGGAGTTCCATCAGGTTCGAGAGGTCGGCGAGCTCGATGACGTTCGCGTCGACCTCGCGGGCGACCTCCGGCGCGACGGTGTTGACGGGTGCGAAGTTCCCGCCGTGGGTCGGAACGAGGGCGATATGCTCGAAGCCGTGTTCGTCCAGCGACTCGCAGTACGCCCGAATCAGATCCATGAGGGTCGTCGCGGGAATCGTGATGGTCCCGGGGAACTCCATGTGGTGGCCCGAGCAACCGGGGCGAATCGTCGGCGCGGCGAGCGCGTCACCGAGTTTCTCGGCGATGCGCCTCGCCAGTTCGTCGCCCGCCAGCGTGTCCATTATCAGCGGGAGGTGCGGGCCGTGTTGTTCCACGGACCCGACGGCGACGATAGCGGTTCGTCTTCCGTCGTCGAGCGCCGTTTCCACGTCGGTCCATGTGCAGTTCGTAAGTTCTACGGTCGAATCGTTGGTCGTTTCCGTCATAGTTGCTGATCCCTGTCGATTGATGGCGCTGGAAAGAAGCGGTACCAGTAACCGAACGATCCGCAAAAAAGAACCGAGTAATCGAATCGAAAACGGCGCTCAGTCGTGAATCTCGACGGATTCGAGGACGACGTCGTCGAGCGGCTTGTCCTGCGGGTTCGTATCGACGGAGCCGATTTCCTCGACGACGTCCATGCCGTCTACGACCTCACCGAACACGGCGTGGCGGTTGTTGAGGTGCGGCGTGGCGTCGAGCGTGATGAAGAACTGCGAGCCGTTGGTGTTCGGGCCGGAGTTGGCCATCGAGAGGACGCCCTCGCTGTCGTGGGTGAGTTCCGGGTGGAACTCGTCGTCGAACTGGTAGCCGGGACCGCCGCGGCCCGTTCCCGTCGGGTCGCCACCCTGAATCATGAAGCCCTCGATGACACGGTGGAAGAGCACGTCGTCGTAGAGCGGTTCGTCGGTCTTTCGGTCGCCCGACTGTGGGTCAGTCCACTCGCGGTCGCCCGTCGCCAGTCCGACGAAGTTCGCCACCGTCTTGGGTGCGCGCTCGTCGAACAACTCGACTTCGATGTCGCCGTGATTCGTGTGAAGTGTGGCCGTTAGGTCGTCTGCCATATCCGTACTGTCGGCCTCCAAGGAAAAAAGGTGTTCTATCCACCAGCGGTGTCCGAACGGGAGAAAGATAGACGCCGCTACGCCTCGCTGGACCCGGTCAGTTCCAGCGGACGTATCCAGACGAACCAGATGAAGATGGCGGCCGTTAGGTACAGCGTGAAGAAAATCACGGTTCCGAGCATGCTGTAGCCGATCTGGGTCAGGAAATATTTTATCAGTCCCGGAACGATGATGCCGAGGGCCATCATCAAGCCGAAGCGAATCTTCCCCCCGGCGTTTTTCGTGCTCATGCAGGGGCTTCGTGCTCCACCTGCCTGAATCGTACGGTTTCAAACTACCAAAAATATCACATAACAGATCACAAAGTATTTGCCCGAACGTTACACGAATCGGACATGAGCCGAGAACGAATATTGGCGGTCGCCATCGCAATCGTCACCGTGGCGGGCCTGCTCACGCTCGCCGTTCTTCCCGGTGCGATTGCGACGGCGTCCACGGACGACGAACCGCCGAGTCGTCTTCGAATCGAGGACGTCGCCATCGCGCCCGGTCACGTTTCCGGTGGAACGGCGACGTTACGCATCGAAACCCGACTCGACCACAGGGGAGGGTCGGCGGAAAACATCTCCGTCCTCGTCCGGGCGATTCATCTCGATTCCGGGTTGGTCGAGGCGACGACACGAACGCGAGTCCCGACCATCGACGGGGAACGGGAAACGAGCATTATCGAAAACCTCTCGGTCGAACGTCGCGGCGGCTACCGGATCGAAACCGTGGTTTTCGAGAACGGGGAACGAATCGCCGAGGGCGGTAAGGAAGTACGGGGCGTCGATGCGCTCGAACCTGCCTACGAGCGGACGGCCGTCGATTTCCACTGGAACAGCGACACGAGCGGACTCCCACCGATCGACTACTCCATCGCTGACGTTCACGACGATACGGCGTCGCTCAACGTCTCCACGTATCTGACGAATCGCGGCGACGACGCGTCGGAGAACGTCCGTCTCGTCTTCGTCGCGCGGCAAGCGGATTCCAACATCGTCGCCGACCGCGTCTCCGTTCCCGTCGGGACCATCGAGGCGGGACGAACCGCGGACCCGTCCGCGACCGTGACCGTTCCGGACGGCTACAACTACTATCTCGACGCGATCCTCTGGAAGGACGGCGTCGTCGTCGGCTCAGCGCGGAGCGCCGCGACTCGACCCGTCGAAGCGGCTCTCGGTGAACGGGACGCAGACGGACGTCGAACTGTCCGTTTCGGACTTCCAAGAGGGCGACAGAGGAAAATCGGAGCGGACGACCAGAACGGCGAACGACGGCGGTCAACCCGGTTTCACCGCCCTCGCCGGTATCGTCGCCCTTCTCGGGGCGGGACTACTCGCGCGGCGAAACGGACAACCATGACTGAAACCGAATCAACGACGACCTCCGAGCGGTCGGAATCCGAATCGAACCGAGAGGAAACCGAGCGGACGAACACGGACGAAGAGAAGAACGGGCAAGTGGACCACCACGCCCGCCACGAAACGCCGGAGAGGGCCGGACGAACGAAGCCGTCCGGTGACCCGAACCCACGGAAGTACCTGTATCAGGGGGCGCTCGTCGTCCTCGTCCTTCTCGCGGTCGTGGCCCTGTTCCAGTTCTACATGAGCGCCCTCGACGTGATTCGGACGTTCGTCGCGGACCGGTACCGACCGCTGTTCAACGCGGCGTTCAATCTCGTCGTCCTGCTGGCGGCCGGTATCGGTATCTCGTTCACCGTCCGGTCGATGGACTGAGAACGCGACACGGCGGAACGTCGAAACGGAACGGAAGAACGGAGAAATGGAGCGGCAAAACGGAGCGGCGGAACGGCGAACGGAACGG is a window from the Haladaptatus sp. R4 genome containing:
- a CDS encoding PGF-CTERM sorting domain-containing protein gives rise to the protein MNGTQTDVELSVSDFQEGDRGKSERTTRTANDGGQPGFTALAGIVALLGAGLLARRNGQP
- a CDS encoding creatininase family protein — translated: MTETTNDSTVELTNCTWTDVETALDDGRRTAIVAVGSVEQHGPHLPLIMDTLAGDELARRIAEKLGDALAAPTIRPGCSGHHMEFPGTITIPATTLMDLIRAYCESLDEHGFEHIALVPTHGGNFAPVNTVAPEVAREVDANVIELADLSNLMELQNEGLRAGGVEYQEDVIHAGAAETAMVLAVDEGLVRTDELEVGHEDEISVSRLLSEGFKTITENGVLGDPREGTAEAGEEILDAIATAYAEWIEAERDAI
- a CDS encoding peptidylprolyl isomerase is translated as MADDLTATLHTNHGDIEVELFDERAPKTVANFVGLATGDREWTDPQSGDRKTDEPLYDDVLFHRVIEGFMIQGGDPTGTGRGGPGYQFDDEFHPELTHDSEGVLSMANSGPNTNGSQFFITLDATPHLNNRHAVFGEVVDGMDVVEEIGSVDTNPQDKPLDDVVLESVEIHD